Proteins encoded by one window of Chrysemys picta bellii isolate R12L10 chromosome 10, ASM1138683v2, whole genome shotgun sequence:
- the LOC135974089 gene encoding maestro heat-like repeat-containing protein family member 1, translating to MSMCRGISITWSLQELPWEGLDIVLQTFLEQHLTPTTLLHLFLHLQPWICSPRAQERSRAVRASARLFMFYRFKAITEDLKPMVEQGYMAGLLTSQAFDAQEATRYWASQALYWLFTPCKAVVYTKTGAVVSVLSKTQKDASCRENPVHVAMLIAKHLQSSDLMPFSFTLLVGLLEKEECADQLAGVMEAVLREQESELQGQVQDLQAALSYTLSPPRGGRLSEGTRDILHLLARQHTKAAVSILLKMPWPYKRPTKAIWRFLGADPMLTREVLHILLDDSPEKGRANPGQTQDRSCPQPARLPPATTCGLWELIGALGQADTLEGREDDLFASCFLAIACPPARHLSGAHQDLPSDTSPRSMAVQALARVLRLRGSQPAVELMDQERGWQLLEEAQPEGFTLLSRAIVTHPNLALKSIPKLLLPSLQASQEGERMACTALFAEFLGSPLLMENEPKAMRKQVVKAMLQRTEDSNIHVRGRALHGLRNAVTEFPDKVRKKRDKILESFVRAVCECCDPRTVLEAMEGLCWMLRDPKAPLKAHVAVPLALQARTFFEDETSSLRRASMELFGHLSKFVSKKSSLFGAEVEKSMGTLLIHLQDGDPQVAQVSAAEGS from the exons CACTTGCAGCcgtggatctgctctccccgggcccaGGAGAGGAGCCGAGCTGTGAGAGCCAGCGCCCGGCTCTTCATGTTCTACCGCTTCAAAGCCATCACCGAG GACCTGAAACCCATGGTAGAGCAGGGCTACATGGCCGGGCTGCTGACAAGCCAGGCCTTCGATGCTCAGGAGGCCACCAGATACTGGGCATCTCAGGCTCTCTACTGGCTCTTCACGCCTTGCAAAG CTGTCGTGTACACCAAGACAGGGGCGGTGGTGAGCGTGCTGAGCAAGACGCAGAAGgatgccagctgcagagagaacccTGTCCATGTTGCTATG ctcatCGCGAAGCACCTGCAGTCGAGTGACCTCATGCCCTTCAGCTTCACCCTGCTGGTGGGcctgctggagaaggaggagtgTGCAGACCAGCTGGCGGGCGTCATGGAGGCGGTGCTGAGAGAGCAAGaatcagagctgcagggccaa GTGCAGGATCTCCAGGCGGCTCTTTCCTACACACTGAGCCCACCCCGGGGGGGGCGGCTGAGTGAGGGGACGAGAGACATTCTCCACCTACTGGCCAGACAACACACCAAGGCCGCGGTCAGCATCCTCCTGAAGATGCCCTGGCCTTACAAACG CCCCACCAAGGCCATCTGGAGATTCCTAGGTGCAGACCCCATGCTGACCAGGGAGGTACTGCACATCCTGCTGGACGACAGCCCAGAGAAAGGCCGGGCTAACCCTGGGCAgacccaggacaggagctgcccccagccagcccggctgcccccggcG ACCACATGCGGCCTGTGGGAGCTGATCGGGGCCTTGGGGCAAGCGGACACGCTGGAGGGACGCGAGGACGACCTGTTCGCCTCTTGCTTCCTCGCCATCGCCTGCCCCCCGGCACGGCACCTCTCGGGAGCCCATCAGGACTTGCCCAGTGACACCAGTCCACGCAG catgGCCGTGCAGGCCCTGGCGCGGGTGCTGCGCCTCAGGGGCAGTCAGCCAGCTGTGGAGCTAATGGACCAGGAGCGaggctggcagctgctggaggaggcccAGCCCGAGGGGTTCACTCTCCTTAGCAG GGCCATAGTGACCCACCCAAACCTGGCCCTGAAGAGCATCCCAAAgcttctccttcccagcctccaggCCAGCCAGGAGGGCGAACGCATGGCCTGCACCGCCCTGTTCGCAGAG TTCCTCGGCAGCCCCCTGCTGATGGAGAATGAGCCCAAGGCGATGCGGAAGCAGGTTGTGAAGGCCATGCTGCAGCGGACAGAGGACAGCAACATCCACGTTCGAGGCAGAGCGCTGCACGGCCTCAGGAACGCAGTGACCGAGTTCCCGGACAAG GTCAGGAAAAAGCGAGACAAGATCCTGGAGAGTTTTGTCCGCGCCGTGTGCGAATGCTGCGACCCCCGCACCGTtctggaagccatggaagggcTCTGCTGGATGCTGCGGGACCCCAAGGCGCCTCTGAAGGCTCATGTCGCCGTCCCACTGGCCCTGCAGGCGAGAACGTTCTTTGAGGAT GAGACCAGCAGCCTGAGGCGGGCCTCCATGGAGCTCTTTGGCCACCTCAGCAAATTTGTTTCCAAGAAGTCATCCCTCTTTGGGGCTGAGGTGGAGAAGAGCATGGGGACACTGCTCATCCACCTACAGGACGGGGACCCCCAGGTGGCCCAGGTGAGTGCAGCTGAGGGCTCATag